One genomic region from Aliarcobacter cryaerophilus ATCC 43158 encodes:
- a CDS encoding glycosyltransferase — MDTNNLPLVSVLLPSYNHEKYVEEAILSVVNQTYKNIELIVIDDGSNDNSPKIIEKLQQKYRFKYVHRENRGLIKTHEEMISLSNGKYISFASSDDYYVNNKIEKLVDYLEGNIDYAMVFSKIILVNNNSQEIEKINENYISGNIFQFLLRGDFFINGLSAIIKSSIYKEYKFIQQEYIDDLNIWLYVASKYKIGFIDEYLAYYRKHDNHMSGNILKMQESEEMIINQYKDKECYKEAINEWNLRWFHNTSLCYKKIAFTKYLPKLLKPKNLFRLKLYKALIRFLIPCSWQR, encoded by the coding sequence ATGGATACAAATAATTTACCTCTTGTATCGGTTCTTTTACCATCTTATAATCATGAAAAATATGTTGAAGAAGCAATATTAAGTGTTGTAAATCAAACATATAAAAATATAGAATTGATAGTAATCGATGATGGTTCTAATGATAATAGTCCAAAAATAATTGAGAAGTTACAACAAAAATATAGATTTAAATATGTCCATAGAGAAAATAGAGGTTTAATTAAAACTCATGAAGAAATGATTTCATTATCTAATGGAAAATATATTTCCTTCGCATCATCCGATGATTATTATGTAAATAATAAAATAGAAAAATTAGTAGATTATCTTGAGGGAAATATTGATTATGCGATGGTCTTTTCAAAAATTATATTAGTGAATAACAATTCTCAAGAAATTGAAAAAATCAACGAAAATTATATTTCAGGAAATATTTTTCAGTTTTTATTAAGAGGTGATTTTTTTATTAATGGATTATCTGCAATCATAAAATCTTCAATTTATAAAGAATACAAGTTTATACAACAAGAATATATTGATGATTTAAATATTTGGTTATATGTTGCAAGTAAGTACAAAATAGGTTTTATAGATGAATATTTAGCATATTATAGAAAACATGATAATCATATGTCTGGAAATATACTAAAAATGCAAGAATCTGAAGAGATGATCATAAATCAATATAAGGATAAAGAGTGTTATAAAGAAGCAATAAATGAATGGAATCTTCGATGGTTTCATAATACTTCATTATGTTATAAAAAAATTGCTTTTACAAAATATCTTCCGAAATTGTTGAAGCCAAAAAATTTATTTCGACTAAAATTATATAAAGCTCTTATACGATTTTTAATTCCTTGTAGTTGGCAACGATAA
- a CDS encoding GNAT family N-acetyltransferase, whose amino-acid sequence MRIVKYTTDHKNIWNEFVRNSKNSHFFFQRDYMEYHSDRFEDFSLMIFDETDKLIAILPANIKENILYSHQGLTFGGFLVDDKMKTETMLEIFEALKHFLKEQNIQKVVYKCIPYIYHAKPSEEDRYALFRNDAKLIRRDVTSTIDLTEQVRYSKGRKWTVNKAKKESIKTFESDDYEIFWELLIGVLESNHEAKPVHTLEEMKKLASLFSKYIKLFLAKKDERIVSGALIYENQNIVHTQYLANSEEGRELGALDLLIDYLIKDIYKNKKYFDFGISNEDAGRYLNTGLIAQKEGFGARAVVHDFYELEIK is encoded by the coding sequence ATGAGAATAGTTAAATATACAACAGATCATAAAAATATTTGGAATGAATTTGTAAGAAATTCAAAAAACAGTCATTTCTTCTTTCAAAGAGATTATATGGAGTATCATAGTGATAGATTTGAAGATTTTTCCCTTATGATATTTGATGAAACGGATAAATTAATAGCAATATTACCTGCAAATATAAAAGAAAATATTCTATATTCTCATCAAGGGCTTACTTTTGGTGGATTTTTAGTAGATGATAAAATGAAAACAGAAACTATGCTAGAGATTTTTGAAGCATTAAAACATTTTCTAAAAGAGCAAAATATACAAAAAGTAGTCTATAAATGTATTCCATATATCTATCATGCTAAACCATCTGAAGAAGATAGATATGCTTTATTTAGGAATGATGCAAAACTTATAAGAAGAGATGTGACTTCAACTATAGATTTAACTGAACAAGTTAGATATTCCAAAGGGAGAAAGTGGACAGTAAATAAAGCTAAAAAAGAATCAATAAAAACTTTTGAGTCAGATGACTATGAAATATTTTGGGAACTTCTAATAGGAGTACTAGAGTCAAATCATGAAGCCAAACCAGTACATACACTTGAAGAGATGAAAAAACTAGCTAGTTTGTTTTCAAAATATATTAAACTTTTTTTAGCTAAAAAAGATGAGAGAATTGTTTCTGGAGCTTTAATCTATGAGAATCAAAATATTGTTCACACTCAATATTTAGCTAACAGTGAAGAAGGAAGAGAATTAGGAGCATTGGATTTATTGATCGATTATCTAATCAAAGATATTTATAAAAATAAAAAGTATTTTGATTTTGGAATATCAAATGAAGATGCAGGAAGATATTTAAATACTGGATTAATAGCTCAAAAAGAAGGTTTTGGAGCAAGAGCTGTAGTACATGATTTTTATGAATTGGAGATAAAATAA
- a CDS encoding DegT/DnrJ/EryC1/StrS family aminotransferase — protein sequence MVPFLDLKGLNAQYRAELIEACSRVIDSGWYVQGNECKEFDKEFAQYCGTKYAIGVANGLDALILILRAYKEMGIMNDGDEVIVPSNTYIASILAISQNNLVPVLVEPDINTYLLDPSKIEEKITSKTKAILPVHLYGQTCQMDKINEIAKKHNLKVIEDSAQSHGAYFKDKRSGNLGDASGFSFYPGKNLGALGDGGAVTTNDEELANTIKALGNYGSHKKYENLYKGVNSRLDEIQAAMLRVKLKYLDNEVEKRREIANYYLQNIKNDNIILPTVRAKNNHVWHLFVIKTNKRDELQKYLLVNDIQTLIHYPIPPHKQTAYKEWNNESYLTSEQIHNEVISLPISGVQSFEDTMKIVEVLNGYK from the coding sequence ATGGTTCCATTTTTAGATTTAAAAGGTTTAAATGCTCAATATAGAGCTGAATTGATAGAAGCTTGTAGCAGAGTAATAGATAGTGGTTGGTATGTTCAAGGAAATGAATGTAAAGAGTTTGATAAAGAGTTTGCACAATATTGTGGGACGAAATATGCCATAGGTGTAGCAAATGGTCTTGATGCTCTTATTTTGATACTTAGAGCATATAAAGAAATGGGAATTATGAATGATGGTGATGAAGTGATAGTTCCATCAAATACATATATTGCTTCTATTTTAGCAATTTCTCAAAATAATTTAGTACCAGTTTTAGTTGAACCTGATATAAATACATATTTACTAGATCCTTCAAAAATAGAAGAAAAAATCACTTCAAAAACAAAAGCTATTTTACCAGTACATCTTTATGGTCAAACCTGCCAAATGGATAAAATAAATGAGATAGCAAAAAAACATAATCTAAAAGTTATTGAAGATTCAGCTCAATCTCATGGAGCATATTTTAAAGATAAAAGAAGTGGGAATCTAGGAGATGCTAGTGGATTTAGCTTTTATCCAGGTAAAAATCTAGGAGCTTTGGGAGATGGTGGAGCAGTAACTACAAATGATGAAGAGTTGGCAAATACCATAAAAGCACTAGGAAACTATGGAAGCCATAAAAAGTATGAAAATCTTTATAAAGGGGTAAATAGTAGATTAGATGAGATACAAGCTGCTATGCTTAGAGTAAAACTAAAATACCTTGATAATGAAGTAGAGAAACGAAGAGAAATAGCAAATTATTATCTACAAAATATCAAAAATGATAATATTATTTTACCAACAGTACGAGCGAAAAATAATCATGTGTGGCATTTGTTTGTAATAAAAACAAATAAAAGAGATGAATTACAAAAATATCTTTTAGTTAATGACATCCAAACATTGATTCACTATCCAATACCACCACATAAACAAACTGCCTATAAAGAATGGAATAATGAAAGTTATCTTACAAGTGAGCAGATACATAATGAGGTAATAAGTTTACCTATAAGTGGGGTGCAAAGTTTTGAAGATACTATGAAAATTGTAGAGGTATTAAATGGATACAAATAA
- a CDS encoding glycosyltransferase, whose amino-acid sequence MISVLICVYNGESYIKETINSLLLQTYKDFEILVIVNCTNDSTIKILEDFNDNRIKIFQTNICQLSYNLNYGLMKSNSKYVVRIDADDIAEPTRIEKQFKFIEDNNFDVVGSNVELIDEYGKFIGEKKYPEDNIDIRKKIFYTNPLAHPTIIYKKSTILKVGGYMNGKVSEDYDLWLRLMRDKKIKFYNMQEKLTLYRIHTNQARGNKLAYYEICGYMIRETFYQKSFKFFIGFLVYLAKSIIK is encoded by the coding sequence GTGATTTCAGTTTTAATTTGTGTTTACAATGGAGAATCTTATATTAAAGAAACAATAAATAGTCTATTGTTACAAACATATAAAGATTTTGAGATTCTCGTTATTGTCAATTGTACTAATGATTCAACGATAAAGATTTTAGAAGATTTTAATGATAATAGAATAAAGATTTTCCAAACCAACATATGCCAATTATCTTATAATTTAAATTATGGATTAATGAAATCAAATAGTAAATATGTAGTAAGAATAGATGCAGATGATATTGCAGAACCAACTAGAATCGAAAAACAATTTAAATTTATTGAAGATAACAATTTTGATGTAGTAGGATCAAATGTTGAACTTATTGATGAATATGGAAAATTTATAGGAGAAAAAAAGTATCCTGAAGACAATATAGATATTAGAAAAAAGATATTTTATACTAATCCATTGGCACATCCAACAATAATATATAAAAAATCAACGATTTTAAAAGTTGGAGGATATATGAATGGGAAAGTAAGTGAAGATTATGATTTGTGGTTAAGATTAATGAGAGATAAAAAGATAAAATTTTACAATATGCAAGAAAAATTAACTTTATATAGAATTCATACAAATCAAGCTAGAGGGAATAAATTAGCATATTACGAAATTTGTGGCTATATGATTAGAGAAACTTTTTATCAAAAATCATTTAAATTTTTTATTGGATTTTTAGTTTATCTAGCAAAATCGATTATAAAATAA
- a CDS encoding glycosyltransferase family 4 protein, which yields MKILITTEQYYPIKSGVSSVVTAIAEELVKIDYAVYVATGFENRKELTHNGVNIIEFKVFGGFGNYYRGETEQYKEFIKNFECDVMINECVQTWSTDLILDSLDVLKAKKKFLHSHGFSLLAYRTKNPWAYIKGKFFYWTLYKYLKKYDHIFLLHDKTVETSYLNKYGINSYSYLPNGVNEDFIAEDILEKKDKYILNISNYFPLKNQEFLLEAYYKAKTNYKLILIGNSILKDYLNKLKKLKSGYDKEYGVKEVHFLYDISRDKTEKYLEDATIFLHSSKLEVFPMVIVESMGKGIPFLCTDVGNVKELCEELVVYNIDEMASKIDVLLTNDSKYKKLSTDLLLEVKANLNWKIICKNLSDKLNEIK from the coding sequence ATGAAAATTCTTATAACTACTGAACAATATTATCCTATAAAATCTGGTGTTTCGAGCGTTGTCACTGCTATTGCGGAAGAGTTAGTAAAAATAGATTATGCTGTATATGTAGCAACTGGATTTGAAAATCGAAAAGAATTAACTCATAATGGAGTGAATATAATTGAATTTAAAGTATTTGGTGGATTTGGTAATTATTACAGAGGAGAAACAGAACAGTACAAAGAATTTATCAAAAATTTTGAATGTGATGTTATGATTAACGAATGTGTGCAAACATGGAGTACAGATTTAATTTTAGATAGTTTAGATGTTCTTAAAGCCAAAAAAAAGTTTTTACATTCTCATGGCTTTTCACTTTTAGCTTATAGAACAAAAAATCCTTGGGCATATATAAAAGGAAAGTTTTTTTATTGGACTTTATATAAATATTTAAAAAAATATGATCATATTTTTCTTCTTCATGATAAAACCGTAGAGACTTCATACCTTAATAAATATGGAATAAATAGTTATTCCTATTTACCTAACGGTGTAAATGAAGATTTTATTGCTGAAGATATTCTAGAAAAAAAAGATAAATATATTTTAAACATATCTAACTATTTTCCATTAAAAAACCAAGAATTCTTATTAGAAGCTTACTATAAAGCTAAAACTAATTATAAGTTAATTCTTATAGGAAATTCAATTTTAAAAGATTACTTAAATAAATTAAAGAAGCTGAAATCTGGATATGATAAAGAATATGGAGTTAAAGAAGTTCATTTTTTGTATGATATTTCTAGAGATAAAACAGAAAAATATTTAGAGGATGCAACAATTTTTTTACACTCTAGTAAATTAGAAGTTTTTCCAATGGTTATAGTCGAAAGTATGGGCAAAGGGATTCCATTTTTATGTACAGATGTAGGGAATGTAAAAGAACTATGTGAAGAATTAGTTGTTTATAATATTGATGAGATGGCAAGTAAAATTGATGTTTTGTTAACTAATGATTCTAAATATAAAAAACTTTCTACAGATTTGCTTTTAGAAGTAAAAGCAAATCTAAACTGGAAAATAATCTGCAAAAATTTGAGTGATAAATTGAATGAAATTAAATAG
- a CDS encoding alpha-1,2-fucosyltransferase: MFEYAYAKALQQKGYEVNIDISEFDTYKLHGGFQLDKYDIDLQISSTQENDTFYKRNIFFSILNKLNLLPRKIIKERDISFCKELLEIKDNSYVMGYFQCEKYFIDIKKVLIEQFKINQPISSFTFEIEEKILKFKNSCSLHIRRGDYTHKSNANIHGVCSLDYYKNAIEVMKNQLGNDIVYFIFSDDIEWVKNNLIIENAIYIDSQETRLPHEDIYLMSLCNHNIIANSSFSWWGAWLNQNQKKIVIAPKKWFENTKMQKQVKDIIPDTWIKI, translated from the coding sequence ATGTTTGAGTATGCTTATGCTAAAGCTTTACAACAAAAAGGTTATGAAGTTAATATAGATATTTCAGAATTTGATACTTATAAATTACATGGGGGTTTTCAATTAGATAAGTACGATATTGATTTACAAATCTCCTCAACACAAGAAAATGATACTTTTTATAAAAGAAACATTTTCTTTTCTATTTTAAATAAATTAAATTTATTGCCTCGTAAAATAATAAAGGAAAGAGATATTAGTTTTTGTAAAGAATTGCTTGAAATCAAAGACAATAGTTATGTCATGGGTTATTTCCAGTGTGAAAAATACTTTATTGATATTAAAAAAGTTTTAATAGAACAATTTAAAATAAATCAGCCTATCTCATCATTTACTTTTGAAATAGAAGAAAAAATATTGAAATTTAAAAATAGTTGTTCCCTTCATATAAGAAGAGGAGATTATACACATAAATCAAATGCTAATATTCATGGGGTTTGCAGTTTAGATTATTATAAAAATGCTATAGAAGTAATGAAAAATCAATTAGGTAATGATATTGTATATTTTATTTTTTCAGATGATATAGAATGGGTAAAAAATAATTTAATAATAGAAAATGCTATATATATAGATAGCCAAGAAACAAGACTTCCTCATGAGGATATTTATTTAATGAGTTTGTGTAATCATAATATTATAGCTAATAGCTCTTTTAGTTGGTGGGGAGCATGGCTTAATCAAAATCAAAAGAAAATTGTAATTGCACCTAAAAAATGGTTTGAAAATACAAAGATGCAAAAACAAGTAAAAGATATCATCCCAGATACTTGGATAAAGATTTAA